From Rhododendron vialii isolate Sample 1 chromosome 7a, ASM3025357v1:
tttctaGTCTTAAACTGAATTACCAGCTTCATTTGTGGAATTCGCAGGTTTGCACATTTCAGTTGATTTTGAAGAACGCGGCTTCGTTACTGGATAATAACGATCCAATAAAGTTGGAAGCTGAAGCTAGTCTTAGGgatctcgtaaggtattttactgcTCTCTATTATTTTCCTTGACCTTTTGATGCTTTGGTCTTCAGGCATGCCAAAATGCACTGGTCATCCTAGAGGGCTTTTAACTTTCTTCCAAAGCTTTCCAATATTTGAATGTAATTAAACGGAGTTCTGTGGCATAACACCTACTTGTTAACGGGACTGAGGCTGTTTGGTTTCAATTAAGTTTCATGGCTCGTGTGCTATATATGAACTCCCAAAATTTCACCATTCGGAATGATTTGAGGGGGGCAAACCAGGTGGCAGACAAACTTGCAACGATGGGTGTGGCACAAGGTTTGACAATGCTTTCAATGTCAGAAACCCCAGATGAAAAATTAACCTCTGGTGGCAGATGTAGCTGGAAGTGAATTTGAATGGCACTaagcttttcttcttttgtgttgtttgttTAATTCTGTCgtagaaaaaaatgaatatatGTTGGAATTCAGGCTTTGGTTTGGTGTTCTCATGGATCTTCTGCGGGCATCAATCAGCATGTAATAATTGTAGTGTCATAAATGCTCACGGTCAATTGGTTGGGTGAGGTAGGAGGTACCAAGTTCGAGTTGTGCCAGCGGCGTTCCTGAACTTGTTTCAAATTGATTATTCCTAGTCTAAAAACTGCCTAATAGAATGCTGATGAACACGCCAAGGAGAACTCATAGTGGACAATATTAATGCTGTCTCCAGTTAAACTATGTCAAGTTGCAACTTTTGTTAATAAGCATTTTCGTAACCACTTGTTAAATGGTAGACTGTGCTGATCATTTTGAAGTCGAATTAATCTATGGTTAAATCTCTCATGTAGAGTTAGGAAAAGTTCTTTTAGGCAGGCCTCTGTAACCGAACTCATTAGCCTTTCAAATGTTCACACGTATCACTCTTTGCTAATACCAAGCCTGTTAATCTCCTTTGATGCATGCAGAAGGTGGCAGATGCACTCATGGACTCAATATCTTCCCTAAACAAATTCGAGCAGGGTGTCAAGGATTGCCTTGAAATTTAACTGTTTTGATTTCCTTCAGAGTTGAGAGATTCTGGTTCATATTGCACTTATTTGAAGACAGAAATTGTTCAAGTAAGCCCCTTTGCTGACCTCTTCAAATTTTATGTGTATTCTAGTTTCTGTGAAACTTATTTTCTTTACTAGCCAGTTCTGGTCGGTAGGTATTCCGTTACTTCTATATGCACACAGCACGCTGTCTAGATTTTGCAGGCCACTATGCTAGGGCAACTGCCTTTGGTCTCCatttgctttctttcatgctgAGTTGTTGAAATCGATGAAATGCCCCTCAACATCGTGAAATATGCTTTACTCTATTGATCCACATAATCTGTAGTTATTTTGACTTTTCAATGTTGATCTTTCCCCACACACAAGTCATCTCTGCCCCCTATTTTCCTCAACAAAGGCATAAAAGTGCGTCATTCATGCTCTCttcttaaataaattattttgaaattattttgaagTGTCCCTATTCGCAATAaatagtttttcttcttctttttctgaaCATTTGATCAAATACTTTGAGTCTTTGCCGGTTGTATGTAaatataactctctctctctctctctctctctctctctctctctctctctctcttacatttGCGGTTGACTATCAAGCCTTGCAGGTTTCTAATAGTGCGTTACTATATACCCTTTTGCGAAATGTGGCATCTTTTAGATTGGTTAGGTTGAGTATGGATGAGTCGTGCGTGCCATACGATGAGGGATTTAGTGGACGAGTACTTGCGGTTTAATGAGTTTTATAGCTGCTGTAGTTTCCTTAATCCCTTTGTTTGATTCATTTGATTTATGAGAATGCTAGCCAGTTATTATGTTGCATACTTGGCAAATCCCTTATGATTTTCAATTCCcacagacaaaaaaaataaaaataaaaatccctTATGATTCCATGTACTTGTTATCAATTCCTCTAGAAGTGGCCACTTGCCCCGTAATCAGTTATGGTCTGGTCTAATATTTTCCCAAATGATGATGATTTTACAGAGTTAACTCCTGTTTTGGTTACTGTCGAAACTCTCTGTCTGCAGGACAAGTGGGAATCTACGAAGTTAGACCCATTTGCCACTTAAAAGTGTTATATCATGGAATTTCTCTAGACCCATTTGCCCCATGTCATGACCACAAAGCCGACGCCTAGGATTATGGTTCCAAAGAATTTTGAAGTAGTATATAGGAACCCTTTATGTGTTTTCACCAGAAACATTGAAAAGATAAATCTAGTCACAAAGCagaattttgttattttattttaacaaTATTATCACTGGAGTTGCATGCTTCCAAACCGCCATGTTTCATTTCTCTATCATGAACATTAACTTGTATAACCTTTAAAATTATTTGTAGGTCATAAGAAATGGATAAGAATTGGATGACGATAAAAAATAGGTGGCCAAAGCAGTATAAACAAGGGGTGGAATCTTTCATAGAATTTGCGATGGCGAATTCAGGAGCACAAGCTGAGATTCGGTGTGTGGGTATACGATATATCTCGCAATCGGATGCACCTTCTCCAAGAATTCCGCCGGTGACCatctccaggaggagcatgcctcctcaaCAAGATTCACCCCCAagaggagcatgcttcctccacaagattcacctccaggaggagcatgcctcctccccaaagttcacctccaggaggagcatacCTCCTCCACAAGGTTCATTTCAAgaaggagcatgcctcctccacgaAGTTCACCTCTAGGAGGAGCATCCCTCCTTCACAAGGTTCATTTcaaggaggagcatgcctcctccacgaAGTttacctccaggaggagcatgcctcttccacaagattcaccttcaggaggagcatgcttcctccacaagattcacctccaggaggagcatcccTCATCCATAAGGTTCACTCCAAGGAGGAGTATGCCTCCTCCAtaaagttcacctccaggaggagcattcctcctccacaagattcactTCCAGAAGCATACCTCCTCCACAATATCCACCATTAGGAAGAACGGGCCTTCTCCACAATGTTCATCTCCgggaggagcaaggcctcctccacGGACCTTGCCTCCGCCAAAGCAAGCTTCCTCCACAAATTCCGCCTTCGGAAGAGCAAGGCCTCCTCCGAGAACTCTCCACCCATGGAGGAGTGAGGTCACCTCCGGGCACCTCACCTCCTACTTAACATTTTGAAGACTCCACGAATATTTAAAGGCGACTCCATACACCATCCTAGGCCGGGAGCAGGGCCTAGGTACCTCGCTCGGGACCTAAGGAGGAATGTGGTTTGGAGGCTAGAGCAAGGGGTTTGTCAAGGAGGACGAGCTTGCCTTTGGCGAGCTCTAACTTGACCGGTCCTAGAGAGAGGGGGCATTGACCGCCATCTGACATCTCGGAAGAAATATCATACCTACCGCCTGGCGCCTCAGAGCCCGTATCATATCTCGCCTGACTCGGCAGATGATACGGGTCTCCATGTATCACCAAAATAGCCTCTGCCGGTTCCTCAGTTACGGGCTCCGATGCCTGACTTGGGACTAAAAGAGGAAAGAAGGTCAACCTGCACTCTGTCCACCAATGGGGAGGAGCCTTACACCTGGCTCTCCCCCATCTCCAAGGCTCATATAAAAGACAAGCATTCAACAAGCATTCAAGACAGACAACTAATACACACCTACTCTCCActgccatccctctctctctctaagtccgcCCCAAGctctctcctcccccacctCCGGTGATCTCGAGCACCATTGTAGCAACCACCATATACTCGGAGGGTGACCTCAGGTACTCTTCCCACTCCTACCTCCCACACGGTGTCCATGTATTGATTGTCTAAATAGCAAAACACTTAGCAGTGAAGTTGTTAGGATCCATTTGGTACTAAAAGGAATCGACTCTTCTTATAAGACTTGGGTGTACCATGGGGAACCTGTTTCTGCACGTCAGCCTCAAACACAATATGACAACTATCACGAACACAATGAAGGTATTGGGGATGAAACAGGAGGGGAGGTCCCCGAGGATGACAACCAATTGCGTGATATGTTGGAACAGTCTTTTATTGGTGGCATCTTGGATGATGATGTCGATGGATTGCCTAATCTTGAGAGGGAAGATGTGCAGAATTTTGAGGTGAGATTTTGTGTGTATTGTTAAGACCTTTTAAATACCATCAAATACTAAACAGAGTTGGAAAACAGTGTTGGAAAATAGTTCAGAATTTGGGCAAATGATTGAGCTTCATCAATGTGGTTACTGTTATGTagatatcttcatttttttttttatctgtagACATTGTGGTAGACATAATTTGAATCATAGTTCCATACGACAACTGTGCTTTATGTTCTTTAAAACTAATGGTTATTTGAATATGTTAGGCAAACAAGTCTAATGGAAAGGTGCCAGATTTCtgtgagagatacaaggcatcACGTACATTGAAAGATGGTGGATGGATCGATCCTCAATGTGCGGAGATACATGTATGCATCTAATATCTGTAgacattttgttttttctttttcaattagCCTATTCCTAATATTTTTCgttgtttcttttattctttttgcaAACAATAGGCGAGGATggtggccatgcaagatgaggcGTCTCAATCAGGATGTCACGGACGAAGAACTTTCGAGGAGTAATCTTGTGGAAGCAAAGCATTACGTAAGGGGATTTGGGGTTGGCCCGAGGCCCTCATCCTTTTCTTCCAAATCCAGCTCCAACTCAGCACGGCAAGAGCTGCAGAAAGTCCAATCTGAGATGGAGTAATTTCGTGAGGAGCGACGAAGAGAACGGGAAGAGTATGAAAGGCGGTGGGAGGAGGAGCGAAACCGGAGTGACGAGGAGCAAAGACAACGGGAAGAGCAGCAAAGGCAAAGAGATGAGGAGCTAAGGCTAAGAGATGAGCAAAGGCAATGTGAATTTGATGAACTCAAAGCCATGATGATGAGGCAATGCATGGACGAGACAATATGTGATCGAGTCATGAGGAGCTAGTCGATCACATATTGTCTCGTCCATGCATTTGTTTCATCATCATGGCTTTGAGTTCATCAAATTCACGTTGCCTTTGCTCATCTCTTAGCCTTAGCTCCTCATCTCTTTGCCTTTGCTGCTCTTCCCGTTGTCTTTGCTCCTCGTCACGCCAGTTTCGCTCCTCCTCCCACCGCCTTTCATACTCCTCCCGTTCTCTTCGTCGCTCCTCACGAAATATTCGGTACGTAATTTCCTCATTGCTATGAATTAATGGGTTAACTTTTAATGGGTGTGCTTAGGTGAATTTAGGGGCGAAGTTCCTTTAACGGGAGGATAATTGTGAGACCCGATCACATTTAATTGTAAAGCACCAGCCTAATGGAGCTCCATTAAATTAAAGAGGGTAAATATTTGTTGCATGAGAAATTATGTGTCActtgtgtggttttttttttgtgtgaatgtgAATTGGGCTGGAAACCAAAGAGAAAAGGCaatcaaataaaagaaaagatacGAGAGTTGTCATGCAACTAGGGGAGGTGTGTATGTATGAATTGGACTAGATAAGGCCGCAGTGTGGCTGGTGGGGTGGGCAACGTCGCTAGTGCGGTGTAGCTTCGGTGGCGACGATTATTTGGCTACTAGGCGGAGAGAATGAGAATGCCGATTCTGTACTGGTAAGTGGTGCAAAATGCAACCTCTTGTTACTCTTTACGGAAATACAAAGagaaattttgagtttggtAGAATGCCATCATAGTCATTCACTTGGAAGTATTAGTATATGTTATCTCATGGTAAGTAAAGTACAAGAGGTTTAATAAAAGGTGCTTTACCTGCATatttactcgtatggtttggGATGTGATATGTGGTGGGATATAAGTGGAGGCTATTTTGGTTAAAGTATATTGTGTGTTGGTGATGATAGTTATTGTACGATATTTGGTATTTGTGAATACAAATGTTTGTACAGAGTTTCATTGGAAGTGTGGTATCAGGTTTGGTATTGTAAAGCAAATCTAGATATATTAGATTCACTGTGATAGTTGAAGGTGCTAGTGTTATAGTTTATTAGTTAGTTACCATTGATTTGGTACAGCTGTTGGATGTGTTCTATGTATCAATGCtataaaaatgaaaggaaaaaaactacATCTACCCAATCTATAACATTTTTCGACTGGAAATTTAGTATTACTAAGTAAAGATTTGACATATATGGAGAAGCCATTACAACTTTTTGACCCAAGAATTGAGTTTTTTGCACCAAGGCTATGACTCTAGCTAAGGTACCGTGACACTGTCATTCAGTTGAGGGACGAAATAGAGAGCACTACGAAGAATCACTATACTCATTTGTTTTAATTTGTAAGTTCAATGTCCGGTATGAATAGTGTGGAATAAAATTACAACCTGCTGCATAAGGGAAGGTATGAATTCTGATTGGTGGACAATGGTATAAGAAGTTTTTAGCTTGGTGGGATGCTCTCTTCTTCCTATCGCTCCAGCTGACTTGAATGTCTTGTTCTGGTCAGGTTCCAATGCCGATGGGTTATCTAGTTTGCGAGGAAAGTCTTAGGAGGGGTTGACTGTTAGGTTAGCTTCAGCTCTGGTGCTTGTAATTGGTCTTCAGCTCTCATTAGGACAGAGTTGTGAAACCTCACCTATACTTTGCACACATTTTCATTCCTTCATGtggtaaatttaaatttttgcacATTCTTAAATGCATGAGATAATGTGATCGGACTGTTGAGTAAAAGTTTAGAAGAGATTAAAATGCAATCCCATGAGGGGAAGGAGGAAAAGTAACCAAAGCGAACACAGACGGGTTCCGTTATATTcctcccccaccccccccccccccccctcccccaaaaaaaaaaaaaaaaaaaaaaggttctttGATCTTGGAGGAAAACCTCGAGTTCCAAGTTCAGCCTCacagaaaaatgatttttcgttAAGAGAGATTCCTTGTTAAGAACTCATGTTAATTTGCTTGATTTGTTTGCATTATGCACATTCATGCTTAGAGAAGGAAAAGCAATACCTATTGCATGCTTATATGAACTATTGATGCTAGGTTTGTATATTGATAGTTTAGTCtcctaagtttggttatttttaAGGGTTTTGCTAATTGTGGGTTG
This genomic window contains:
- the LOC131332923 gene encoding uncharacterized protein LOC131332923 → MPDLGLKEERRSTCTLSTNGEEPYTWLSPISKVLFPLLPPTRCPCIDCLNSKTLSSEVVRIHLVLKGIDSSYKTWVYHGEPVSARQPQTQYDNYHEHNEGIGDETGGEVPEDDNQLRDMLEQSFIGGILDDDVDGLPNLEREDVQNFEANKSNGKVPDFCERYKASRTLKDGGWIDPQCAEIHARMVAMQDEASQSGCHGRRTFEE
- the LOC131332924 gene encoding uncharacterized protein LOC131332924 — its product is MAFYQTQNFSLYFRKDNEEITYRIFREERRREREEYERRWEEERNWRDEEQRQREEQQRQRDEELRLRDEQRQREFDELKAMMMKQMHGRDNILSSSSLCLCCSSRCLCSSSLRFRSSSHRLSYSSRSLRRSSRNYSISDWTFCSSCRAELELDLEEKDEGLGPTPNPLT